A single window of Arvicanthis niloticus isolate mArvNil1 chromosome X, mArvNil1.pat.X, whole genome shotgun sequence DNA harbors:
- the Sh2d1a gene encoding SH2 domain-containing protein 1A isoform X2 encodes MGCKCFVPFSRYQGYIYTYRVSQTETGSWSAETAPGVHKRFFRKVKNLISAFQKPDQGIVTPLQYPVEKSSARSSQSTTGRRDSDICLKAP; translated from the exons ATGGGTTGCAAGTGCTTTGTCCCATTCAGCAG GTATCAAGGTTACATCTATACATATCGAGTGTCCCAGACAGAAACAGGTTCTTGGAGTGCTGAG ACAGCACCCGGGGTACATAAAAGATTTTTCCGGAAAGTAAAAAATCTCATTTCAGCGTTTCAGAAACCAGATCAAGGCATTGTCACACCTCTGCAGTATCCGGTTGAAAAGTCCTCAGCTAGGAGTTCACAAAGTACCACAG ggAGAAGAGATTCTGATATCTGCCTGAAAGCTCCATGA
- the Sh2d1a gene encoding SH2 domain-containing protein 1A isoform X1, with amino-acid sequence MDAVTVYHGKISRETGEKLLLATGLDGSYLLRDSESVPGVYCLCVLYQGYIYTYRVSQTETGSWSAETAPGVHKRFFRKVKNLISAFQKPDQGIVTPLQYPVEKSSARSSQSTTGRRDSDICLKAP; translated from the exons ATGGATGCAGTGACTGTGTACCACGGCAAAATCAGCAGGGAGACCGGGGAGAAGCTCTTACTCGCTACAGGACTGGATGGAAGTTATCTGCTGCGAGACAGCGAGAGTGTCCCTGGCGTGTACTGCCTGTGTGTTTT GTATCAAGGTTACATCTATACATATCGAGTGTCCCAGACAGAAACAGGTTCTTGGAGTGCTGAG ACAGCACCCGGGGTACATAAAAGATTTTTCCGGAAAGTAAAAAATCTCATTTCAGCGTTTCAGAAACCAGATCAAGGCATTGTCACACCTCTGCAGTATCCGGTTGAAAAGTCCTCAGCTAGGAGTTCACAAAGTACCACAG ggAGAAGAGATTCTGATATCTGCCTGAAAGCTCCATGA